TCTCGGACAGACCCTACGACAGCGAACCAGTGAACAGCTCAACTATCTCGATCCGGCGGCACTGGCCAGCGTCCTCGTCGCCGGGATCGCCCGCGACGAACTCCGCCCGACGGCCGAGCGCTCCCCAGGCCTGGTCCACGCGTTGATGCGGCGGCACGAGTTCATCATCGAGCCGATACCCAACCTGCTATTCACCCGCGACTCGGCGGTCTGGATCCGGGACCGGGTCGCGGTCGCCAGCCTGGCCATGCCGGCCCGCCGACGCGAAGGACAGCTCACCGACGTGATCTATCGGCACCATCCCCGGTTCACCGGCACGGATCTGATCTACCGGCCGTCGCTGGAGCACCTCGAAGGCGGCGACGTGTTGCTGCTCGCCCCCGGGGTGATCGCCGTCGGGGTCGGCGAACGCACCACCGCCGCCGGCGTCGAACGGCTCGCCCGGCGCGTCTTCGACCACCAACTCGCACACACCGTCCTGGTCGTCCCGATCACCCAGCGGCGCGCGACCATGCATCTGGACACGATCTGCACGCTGGTGGATCTGGACACCGTGGTGATGCATCCGCCGATGGCGGAGTCGCTGACCGCGTACACGGTGATCGGTGCCCCGGACGGAGCGTTGCGTATCGACGGCCCGGCGCCATTCCTGCGGGCCGCCGCCGACGCCATGGACCTCGACCGGCTCCGGGTGATCGGCACCGGCCTGGACCCGGTCACCGCCGAACGCGAGCAATGGGACGACGGCAACAACACGCTGGCGCTGGCGCCCGGGGTCTGCGTCGCGTACGAACGCAACACCGCCACCAACGCGCAGCTGGAGCGGGGCGGCATCGAAGTGCTCACCATTCCCGGTGCCGAGCTGGGCTCGGGGCGCGGCGGGCCACGCTGCATGTCGTCGCCCCTGGTCCGTGACCCGCTTGGCCCGTGACCGGCTTTTCTGGTCCGTGACCGGCTTCGAGCTGTCAGCGCAGGGTGAGCTGGCGACCCAGCAGACCCTGCCGGGCACGCCGCGCGGCGGCATCGAGCGGTCCCGACTCAGCCAGCGTCTCGGCGTACCGTTTGGCGAACTCGGCGAGCGATCCCTCCCACTCCTCGGCGGACGGTTGGACCGGCAGGTCCCAGACCGGTACCAGCAGCCCGTGCGCCCGGAACATCCCCGCGAAGCGGGTCCCCGTACCCAGCGGCAGTTCGCCAGCGGCGCTGAGCCGGGCCAGCGTGTCGAGGGCGCGGTCCTCCTCGTCCGGCAACACCCAGCGCACATGCGCCTTCTCGCCGACCCGGCACCAGTACGCCGCCGTCGCGGCCGACATCCGGGTGGTCGGATAGATGCTCGCGTCCGCTCGTTCCAGCGAGGCCTGCACCGCCGGATCGGCGGCGGCGTCCGGGGCGACCCAAAAGGCGAAGCTGTCGCGCACGCTGACCTCCAGCGCGCCGTCGACCAGCACGTCCTGCAGCCGAGGGCCGGGACCGGGCAACGGCGGCACGGCCACCGTACCGCCCGGCTCGGTCTCCAGCGCGGACAGCAGCGCCGCCGCCAAGTCCCGCGAGATGTCGCCGGACTGGGCGTGACGCTGCAGCCCGAGCAGGATCTGGCCCTCTGCCCGGACGATCGCCGGAACCGCCATCGGCAGCACCGTGGCCAGCGTCACCTGCGGATCGCCGTGCGCGGCGGCCAGCTCGGGATCGAGCACCAGCGGTGCCGTCGCGGCCGGCAC
The sequence above is a segment of the Solwaraspora sp. WMMD406 genome. Coding sequences within it:
- a CDS encoding arginine deiminase → MTHYVDSEIGHLRTVLLHRPNAELARLTPRNSAGLLFDAIPWVARAQSEHDAFAAVLRARGVEVLYLERLLAETLASADARAEATETVLAADHLGQTLRQRTSEQLNYLDPAALASVLVAGIARDELRPTAERSPGLVHALMRRHEFIIEPIPNLLFTRDSAVWIRDRVAVASLAMPARRREGQLTDVIYRHHPRFTGTDLIYRPSLEHLEGGDVLLLAPGVIAVGVGERTTAAGVERLARRVFDHQLAHTVLVVPITQRRATMHLDTICTLVDLDTVVMHPPMAESLTAYTVIGAPDGALRIDGPAPFLRAAADAMDLDRLRVIGTGLDPVTAEREQWDDGNNTLALAPGVCVAYERNTATNAQLERGGIEVLTIPGAELGSGRGGPRCMSSPLVRDPLGP
- a CDS encoding DUF5926 family protein, encoding MSKRRKHERSASPGKREKIRDVYVPRPFAGLADEPDWIALRELVPAATAPLVLDPELAAAHGDPQVTLATVLPMAVPAIVRAEGQILLGLQRHAQSGDISRDLAAALLSALETEPGGTVAVPPLPGPGPRLQDVLVDGALEVSVRDSFAFWVAPDAAADPAVQASLERADASIYPTTRMSAATAAYWCRVGEKAHVRWVLPDEEDRALDTLARLSAAGELPLGTGTRFAGMFRAHGLLVPVWDLPVQPSAEEWEGSLAEFAKRYAETLAESGPLDAAARRARQGLLGRQLTLR